From the genome of Mesorhizobium japonicum MAFF 303099, one region includes:
- a CDS encoding NADPH-dependent FMN reductase encodes MKHQLNIIIGSTRPGRAGPVFAEWLDTFAREHGKFEPVLTDIAAFHLPVLDEPHHPRLGNYQNDHTKAWSKAIDAADAFVFVAPEYNYFAAPAIVNAIDYLLREWKYKPAAVFSYGGVSGGLRAAQALKPLLTSVGIMPIPEGVALPMYQKLLDENGAFNASEQVIGGAKAMLDELLRWSEALKPMRAA; translated from the coding sequence TTGAAGCACCAGTTGAACATCATCATCGGCAGCACGCGGCCCGGCCGCGCCGGTCCGGTTTTTGCCGAGTGGCTGGATACGTTCGCGCGTGAGCACGGGAAGTTCGAGCCGGTGCTGACCGACATCGCCGCGTTCCACCTGCCGGTGCTGGACGAGCCGCACCATCCGAGGCTTGGCAATTATCAGAACGACCACACCAAGGCCTGGTCGAAGGCGATCGACGCCGCCGACGCCTTTGTCTTCGTGGCGCCGGAGTATAATTATTTCGCAGCGCCAGCGATCGTCAACGCGATCGACTACCTGCTGCGCGAATGGAAGTACAAGCCGGCCGCCGTTTTCAGCTATGGCGGCGTGTCCGGTGGCCTGCGCGCGGCGCAGGCGCTGAAGCCGCTTTTGACCTCGGTGGGGATCATGCCGATCCCGGAAGGCGTCGCGCTGCCGATGTATCAGAAGCTGCTCGACGAGAACGGCGCCTTCAACGCCAGCGAACAGGTGATCGGCGGCGCCAAGGCCATGCTGGACGAACTGTTGCGCTGGAGCGAGGCGTTGAAACCCATGCGCGCTGCCTGA
- a CDS encoding cytochrome P450, whose translation MDTQPAPFVPPAPKPRTSPPSTLEMIRIVYRNPLELWGEPTYNEPWISANGVGGHLIVANDPGLIRHVLVDNAKNYKMATVRQKILRPILRDGLLTAEGEVWKRSRKAMAPVFTPRHIFGFAQPMLKRTKEFVTRYEEGGASDIAHDMTLLTYDILAETLFSGEIAGEPGSFANEIDRLFETMGRVDPLDLLRAPDWLPRLTRIRGRKTMAYFRKIVTDTVKMREEKFRRDPDAVPQDFLTLLLKAEGPDGLTRSEVEDNIITFIGAGHETTARALGWTLYCLAESPWERNRVEQEIDEVLAREPDPTKWLDAMPLTRAAFDEALRLYPPAPSINREPIEPEMWKDLYIPRHAAVLVMPWVVHRHRKLWDRPDAFLPERFHPGNREKIDRFQYLPFGAGPRVCIGASFAMQEAIIALAILLSRFRFDTTAETKPWPVQKLTTQPQGGLPMQVTPR comes from the coding sequence ATGGACACTCAGCCCGCCCCCTTTGTTCCCCCCGCGCCGAAGCCGCGCACGTCGCCGCCTTCGACGCTGGAGATGATCCGCATCGTCTATCGCAATCCGCTCGAACTGTGGGGCGAGCCGACCTACAACGAGCCGTGGATTTCCGCGAATGGCGTCGGGGGCCATCTGATCGTCGCCAACGATCCCGGCCTAATCCGCCATGTGCTGGTCGACAACGCCAAGAACTACAAGATGGCGACGGTGCGCCAGAAGATCCTGCGGCCAATCCTGCGCGATGGCTTGCTGACCGCCGAGGGCGAGGTGTGGAAGCGGTCGCGCAAGGCGATGGCGCCGGTGTTCACGCCGCGCCATATTTTCGGCTTTGCCCAGCCGATGTTGAAGCGCACTAAGGAGTTCGTCACCCGCTACGAAGAGGGCGGCGCGTCCGACATCGCCCATGACATGACGTTGCTCACTTACGATATCCTCGCCGAGACGCTGTTCTCCGGCGAGATCGCGGGCGAGCCGGGCAGTTTCGCCAACGAGATCGACCGCTTGTTCGAGACCATGGGCCGCGTCGATCCGCTTGATCTGTTGCGCGCACCCGACTGGCTGCCGCGGCTCACCCGCATCCGCGGCCGCAAGACCATGGCCTATTTCCGCAAGATCGTGACCGATACGGTCAAGATGCGCGAAGAGAAATTCAGGCGCGATCCCGATGCGGTGCCGCAGGATTTCCTGACGCTGCTGCTCAAGGCCGAAGGTCCCGACGGGCTGACGCGCTCGGAGGTCGAGGACAACATCATCACCTTCATTGGCGCCGGCCATGAGACCACCGCGCGGGCGCTGGGCTGGACGCTTTACTGCCTCGCCGAATCGCCATGGGAGCGCAATCGGGTCGAGCAGGAGATCGATGAGGTGCTGGCGCGCGAACCCGATCCGACGAAGTGGCTCGACGCCATGCCGTTGACCCGCGCCGCCTTCGACGAGGCGCTTCGGCTCTATCCGCCGGCGCCCTCGATCAACCGCGAGCCGATCGAGCCGGAGATGTGGAAGGATCTTTATATCCCCAGGCACGCGGCCGTGCTGGTCATGCCCTGGGTCGTCCATCGCCACAGGAAGCTGTGGGACAGGCCCGATGCCTTCCTGCCCGAGCGCTTCCACCCGGGCAACCGTGAGAAGATCGATCGCTTCCAGTATCTGCCGTTCGGTGCGGGGCCGCGCGTCTGCATCGGCGCCAGCTTCGCCATGCAGGAAGCAATCATTGCGCTCGCCATCCTTTTGTCGCGCTTCCGCTTCGACACCACGGCCGAAACCAAACCCTGGCCGGTGCAGAAGCTGACGACCCAGCCGCAAGGTGGGCTGCCGATGCAGGTCACGCCTCGCTAG
- a CDS encoding complex I NDUFA9 subunit family protein, whose protein sequence is MTEILQTPKLVVVFGGSGFVGRHVVRALAKRGYRIRVACRRPDLAGHLQPLGNVGQIQPVQANVRVRWSVDRAVQGADHVVNLVAILHETGRQKFSAVHEFGSRAVAEAARSVGAGLTHISALGADLDSESDYARTKALGEKAVLETIPDAVIFRPSINFGPEDSFFNRFASMARYSPVLPLIGGGQTKFQPVYVGDVAEAVARSVDGKIDRGQIYELGGPNVLTFKECMEELLTVIERKRLLVPVPWWVANIQASILGLLPNPLLTKDQVMQLREHNIVSEAAAKANRTLAGLGIQPQSIATILPSYLWRFRAAGQFQQRKPAA, encoded by the coding sequence ATGACCGAAATCCTGCAGACCCCAAAGCTCGTCGTCGTCTTTGGCGGGTCTGGCTTTGTCGGCCGCCATGTCGTGCGCGCGCTGGCCAAGCGCGGCTATCGCATCCGGGTTGCCTGCCGGCGGCCCGATCTTGCCGGCCATCTGCAGCCGCTCGGCAATGTCGGCCAGATCCAGCCGGTGCAGGCCAATGTGCGCGTGCGCTGGTCGGTCGACCGCGCCGTGCAAGGCGCCGACCATGTCGTCAATCTCGTCGCCATCCTGCATGAAACCGGCCGGCAGAAATTCTCCGCGGTGCACGAATTTGGCTCCCGCGCCGTCGCCGAGGCGGCGCGCTCGGTCGGTGCCGGGTTGACCCATATTTCGGCGCTTGGCGCCGATCTGGACTCCGAATCGGACTATGCGCGCACCAAGGCGCTCGGCGAAAAGGCCGTGCTGGAGACGATCCCCGACGCCGTGATCTTCCGGCCGTCGATCAATTTCGGACCGGAAGACAGCTTCTTCAACCGCTTCGCCAGCATGGCGCGCTATTCGCCGGTGCTGCCGCTGATCGGCGGCGGCCAGACCAAGTTCCAGCCGGTCTATGTCGGCGATGTCGCCGAAGCGGTGGCGCGCTCGGTCGACGGCAAGATCGATCGCGGCCAGATCTACGAGCTTGGCGGCCCCAACGTGCTCACCTTCAAGGAATGCATGGAAGAGCTGTTGACCGTGATCGAGCGCAAGCGACTGCTGGTGCCGGTGCCGTGGTGGGTGGCCAACATCCAGGCCTCGATCCTCGGCCTGTTGCCCAATCCGCTGCTGACCAAGGACCAGGTGATGCAGCTGCGCGAGCACAACATCGTCTCGGAAGCCGCCGCCAAGGCCAACCGGACGCTCGCCGGGCTCGGCATCCAGCCGCAATCGATCGCGACGATCCTGCCGAGCTACCTCTGGCGCTTCCGCGCCGCCGGCCAGTTCCAGCAGCGCAAGCCAGCGGCATAA
- a CDS encoding DJ-1/PfpI family protein has product MNLRIMLWSGLGVVVALLALGAAWLLSLPAASQAAVQPAIDTREAAATLAALKSPKRQRPLIAIIGINDGTETTDYLMPYGILRRADVADVVALATRPGPMRLHPALQIEPDATTTAFDAEHPDGADYVIVPAMMRDDDADVLEWIRSQAAKGAMVIGICAGAKVVGASGLLDGKRATTHWYSVGELREKHPTIHYVADRRFVVDQGVATTTGITASMPMMLTLIEAIAGRDKAEAVGRDLGLAHWDARHDSGAFKFTRPFALAAIGNTLAVLGHEQLGIPLTSGMDEVSLALVADAWSRTYRSGAVTFAGKDSAIVSRDGLRILPDQIATDWPVDRLVPATADPRPARALDQALQDISARHGARTADFVAMQLEYPR; this is encoded by the coding sequence ATGAATTTGCGTATCATGCTGTGGAGTGGTCTCGGCGTCGTGGTGGCCCTCCTCGCATTGGGTGCCGCATGGCTATTGTCGCTGCCGGCGGCATCCCAGGCTGCCGTTCAGCCGGCAATCGATACCAGGGAGGCCGCCGCGACGCTCGCGGCATTGAAGTCGCCGAAGCGCCAGCGTCCATTGATCGCCATCATCGGCATCAACGACGGCACCGAAACCACTGATTATCTCATGCCTTACGGCATCCTGCGGCGCGCCGATGTCGCCGATGTCGTGGCGCTGGCGACGCGGCCCGGACCGATGAGACTGCACCCGGCCTTGCAGATCGAGCCCGATGCGACGACGACGGCATTCGACGCCGAGCACCCGGACGGCGCCGACTACGTCATCGTCCCGGCCATGATGCGCGATGACGACGCCGACGTGCTGGAATGGATCAGGAGCCAGGCGGCCAAGGGCGCCATGGTGATCGGCATCTGCGCTGGCGCCAAAGTGGTCGGCGCCAGCGGGTTGTTGGACGGCAAGCGGGCGACGACCCATTGGTATTCCGTCGGCGAGCTCCGCGAAAAACACCCTACGATTCACTATGTCGCCGACCGGCGCTTCGTCGTCGATCAAGGTGTCGCGACGACAACGGGGATCACCGCATCGATGCCGATGATGCTGACCCTGATCGAGGCCATCGCCGGCCGGGACAAGGCCGAAGCCGTCGGCCGCGATCTGGGCCTGGCGCACTGGGATGCGCGGCATGACAGTGGCGCCTTCAAGTTCACCCGCCCGTTCGCGCTGGCGGCGATCGGCAACACGCTTGCCGTCCTGGGGCATGAACAGCTCGGTATCCCGCTGACATCAGGCATGGATGAGGTGTCGCTGGCCCTGGTCGCCGACGCCTGGTCGCGAACCTATCGCTCGGGCGCGGTCACATTCGCCGGTAAGGACAGCGCGATCGTCAGCCGTGACGGTCTTCGTATCTTGCCTGACCAGATCGCCACCGACTGGCCGGTGGACCGGTTGGTTCCGGCCACGGCCGATCCGCGGCCGGCGAGGGCGCTCGACCAGGCGCTTCAAGACATCTCGGCTCGCCACGGTGCACGCACGGCCGACTTCGTCGCCATGCAGCTCGAATATCCCCGGTGA